The stretch of DNA TAACTATTTTAGTTAAAATTAAGTAAAAACCTACTATATTAATCATATAGTAGGTTTTTATTTATCATATTATAAAAACTAGAGAAATCATAATAATTACACTAATAACAATAGAAATAGAGCTAATAAATCCAGCTAATCCTATATTACCATTACATTTATCTACAAATACAGGACTAAGCCCTGAAATAGGAGCAAACATTATAATTGTAATTATTTTCCTAATATCTAGGGGAAAAGGTAAAAAATTATAAAAAATTAAAGACATAATGGAAGCAAATAAATATCGTATTCCTAAAATACTTAAAGATTGAGTAAGATATTCTTTTTTAAATTCTATTTCAAACATCATTCCTATCATTAACATAGACAAAAAAGTATTAGATATTCCAATTGGTGTTATAAAATTTATAAAAGAAATAGGAATTTTAATATCATTAAATGATAAAATTACTAAAATAATGTATACTAAAAATGCTGGTGAAAAAAATAATTTTAATAAAATTTCTTTTAAATTTTGAGCAGAAGAGTTTTTTATATATAAATTGGCTATAGCATAAGCTCCTCCTATACAAAAAGGAGCATTACCAGTATCAAACATACAAGCTCCTATAACTCCAATAGGTCCTAAAATATTAGATAAAAAAGGAATTGTAAAAGAACCCATATTATATCCTGTACTAGATATTATATATAATGCTCTAGTTTTATTATCTTTATTCCTTGAAATAAAGGCCCCAATTTGTAAAAGTATAAGGTTACAAAAAACTCCCAAAAAGATAAAGATGATAAGAGAATTATTTTTATCAAAATTTTGAAAACTAATTATAGTTGCAGCAGGTAATGTAATATTTATAGCTATTTTGGATATTAATTTATAATCCTCTTTTTTAAAGAAAGAAATTTTTTTTAAAAAATATCCGAAAAAGATTATAAAAACAAGAGAAATTACTTTTAATAGAATTTTTTCCATAAATCCCTCCATAAAATAAAAAATATAATTTAAACTTAATTATATATTATCTATAAAAATATAAAAAGAAAAGTAAAAAAAAAATATTTATTTTCATATATGAAAATTTGATTACGAAATAAAATTTATAAAATATAGATTATAAAAAAATAGAATTAAAAAAATAGAATTAAAAAAATAGAAACGTTGTATTTTCATATATGAAATTTTTTTTAGAAAAAATAATTGATAAAAAATAAAAAATAATGTATAACTATATTAATTAATGATTAGAGATTATAAAAAATACTTAAATCTCTAAAAAAAAACAAAATGTATTGTATTTAAAACAAGGAGGAGTTGTTATGAGAAAAAAATTGGTAGCACTATTATTTATGATTTTAGGTATTTTTACCTTTGGAAAAGATTATCCAAGTAAAAATATCAACTTAATTGTTCCATTTGCAGCAGGAGGAGGAACTGATGCTGTAGCAAGAAAATTAGGAAGTTTATTAGAGAGAGAGTTAGGGCAACCAGTTATAATAGTAAATAGAACAGGAGGAGCAGGAGCTGTTGGAATGACAGCAGGTTCTACATCAAAGAAAGATGGTTATACAATTACAATGATAACAAGAGAAATTGTATCTTTACCATTAATGAAATTATCACCAATAACATATAAAAATTTTGATTTAGTTTCACTTGTTAATATGGACCCAGCAGTAGTTTTAGTAGGAAAAGATTCTAAATATAAAACTTTCCAAGATATTTTAGATGATGCAAAAGCTAGACCAGAAAAAGTTAAATTTGCAAGTACAGCTAAACCTAATTTCTATGCTTTAGCAATAGAAAATAAAGTTGGGGTCAAATTTAATCACATTCC from Fusobacterium perfoetens ATCC 29250 encodes:
- a CDS encoding tripartite tricarboxylate transporter substrate binding protein produces the protein MRKKLVALLFMILGIFTFGKDYPSKNINLIVPFAAGGGTDAVARKLGSLLERELGQPVIIVNRTGGAGAVGMTAGSTSKKDGYTITMITREIVSLPLMKLSPITYKNFDLVSLVNMDPAVVLVGKDSKYKTFQDILDDAKARPEKVKFASTAKPNFYALAIENKVGVKFNHIPYNGAGEVVPALLGNHADFTLMGPGEAIGQIKSGQFRALGLMATERSATLPEIPTLGELGYNIVSGTWRGIAVPKGTDPEIVATLNKAIEKVTKSEDFNNFMNNANFGVKYLGPKDFEKFIEEDTAVIKEIVDNLK
- a CDS encoding AEC family transporter, yielding MEKILLKVISLVFIIFFGYFLKKISFFKKEDYKLISKIAINITLPAATIISFQNFDKNNSLIIFIFLGVFCNLILLQIGAFISRNKDNKTRALYIISSTGYNMGSFTIPFLSNILGPIGVIGACMFDTGNAPFCIGGAYAIANLYIKNSSAQNLKEILLKLFFSPAFLVYIILVILSFNDIKIPISFINFITPIGISNTFLSMLMIGMMFEIEFKKEYLTQSLSILGIRYLFASIMSLIFYNFLPFPLDIRKIITIIMFAPISGLSPVFVDKCNGNIGLAGFISSISIVISVIIMISLVFII